A genomic segment from bacterium encodes:
- a CDS encoding ABC transporter ATP-binding protein, with protein MNGTAVEIENLTRKFGQFTAVDNLSLTVHTGEIFGFLGANGAGKTTAIRMLCGLLVPTSGSGHVGGIDIVKSSEKIKQSIGYMSQKFALYSDLTGRENLQFYGAAYNLDKRTVKERIAELSDRLALSEFIDRPSGSLPTGWRQRLALGVAIIHRPKIVFLDEPTGGVDPVFRRTFWGLLYEMADEGVTIFVTTHYMDEAEYCGRISIMHAGKLIEIGKPTDLVAKYHARNLEDMFIDLINPRGVVNA; from the coding sequence ATGAACGGCACCGCAGTAGAGATCGAGAATCTGACGCGTAAGTTCGGGCAGTTTACGGCGGTGGATAATCTGTCGCTGACCGTGCATACCGGCGAGATATTCGGCTTCCTCGGCGCAAATGGCGCAGGGAAAACGACGGCCATCCGCATGTTGTGCGGATTGTTGGTGCCGACCTCCGGATCAGGGCATGTCGGCGGAATTGATATTGTGAAGAGCTCGGAGAAGATCAAGCAATCGATCGGCTATATGTCGCAGAAGTTCGCTCTGTACAGCGACCTGACCGGTCGGGAGAATCTACAGTTTTACGGCGCCGCATACAATCTGGACAAGCGGACGGTCAAAGAACGGATCGCCGAATTATCCGACCGGCTGGCGCTCAGTGAGTTTATCGACCGTCCATCCGGCTCGCTGCCGACCGGCTGGCGTCAGCGTCTGGCACTTGGAGTCGCGATTATCCATCGACCGAAGATCGTCTTCCTCGATGAACCGACCGGCGGGGTCGATCCGGTCTTCCGACGTACTTTCTGGGGGTTGCTCTACGAAATGGCGGATGAAGGGGTGACCATCTTCGTCACCACGCACTACATGGACGAAGCGGAGTACTGCGGACGAATCTCTATCATGCATGCGGGAAAACTAATCGAGATTGGCAAGCCGACAGATCTTGTGGCC
- a CDS encoding ABC transporter ATP-binding protein has protein sequence MSYLVAESLTKSYGKIPALREFSLSVNEGEIFALVGPDGAGKTTLIRILCRLIRPDSGNATIGGLTIDKEFEKIKSLLGYMPQIFSLYPDLSVEENLTFYAGIFGLTGALYREKRDYLYEFSKLGPFASRRAAALSGGMKQKLALSCALIHDPKILILDEPTTGVDPLSRRQFWEILLELRKQGTTILVSTPYMDEVARADRACFIFNGRKLSEGTPTELAAQFEGQIFYLDEMPTTELVSRLNAIDGLTARRFGAGMHIYLRPEDTLTRFSGPLSTAGISTEHLKPIHPELEDRFIQLMEVAS, from the coding sequence ATGAGTTATCTGGTTGCAGAATCACTCACGAAATCGTACGGGAAGATCCCAGCATTACGCGAGTTTTCACTCAGTGTGAACGAGGGAGAGATCTTCGCGCTGGTCGGGCCGGATGGCGCGGGGAAAACCACGCTGATCCGAATCCTCTGTCGGCTGATCAGGCCGGATAGCGGAAACGCTACAATCGGAGGATTGACGATTGATAAGGAGTTCGAGAAGATCAAATCTCTCCTCGGTTATATGCCGCAGATCTTTTCGCTCTATCCGGATCTGAGTGTGGAGGAGAATCTGACATTTTACGCCGGGATATTCGGACTGACCGGCGCGTTGTATCGTGAGAAGCGGGACTATCTGTATGAATTCTCCAAGCTGGGGCCATTTGCTAGCAGGCGCGCCGCGGCATTGTCGGGAGGGATGAAGCAGAAGCTGGCGCTTTCCTGTGCGTTGATCCATGACCCAAAGATATTGATTCTGGATGAGCCAACCACCGGGGTTGATCCGCTCTCGCGGCGACAATTCTGGGAGATATTGCTGGAACTTCGCAAGCAAGGGACGACCATTCTAGTTTCGACTCCGTACATGGATGAAGTAGCGCGAGCGGATCGTGCCTGCTTCATATTTAACGGCCGCAAGTTGTCTGAAGGGACCCCGACTGAACTGGCGGCACAATTTGAAGGACAGATATTCTATCTCGACGAGATGCCGACGACAGAACTGGTTTCGCGGCTCAATGCGATAGACGGGTTGACGGCGCGGCGGTTCGGCGCCGGAATGCATATTTACCTCAGGCCCGAAGATACGCTCACGCGTTTCAGCGGGCCATTGAGCACGGCAGGGATCTCGACGGAACATCTGAAGCCGATCCATCCGGAGCTGGAGGATCGCTTTATCCAGTTGATGGAGGTTGCCTCATGA
- a CDS encoding HlyD family efflux transporter periplasmic adaptor subunit: MRAVLLLMIGAGAAFLAGCGNGVTEAGGSAFIEANDVLVSAEMSGRILEQRFGEGATIAQGDTLLVIDPSKIELEIASAEANRQALLAGLETAKLAVTKARESESYAKSERDRIARLLTSGSATRKQMDQLEHEVTLAVNMRQTASANVEMTNAQILKLDADIARLRRQLQDVYLLAPASGVMTEDYVDQGELVTPGKAVAKIAQLDTLWAKVYLPSSQFASVKIGDAATISTESGETSYQGKVIWTSSEAEFTPKNIQTEKSRANLVYAVKVSIPNSDGRLKIGMPVFVTLGKS; this comes from the coding sequence ATGCGAGCGGTATTACTACTGATGATCGGCGCCGGAGCGGCGTTTCTGGCCGGTTGCGGCAATGGGGTAACGGAAGCCGGTGGGTCGGCGTTTATTGAGGCGAATGATGTTCTGGTCTCGGCGGAGATGTCGGGGCGAATACTGGAGCAGCGTTTCGGGGAAGGGGCGACAATCGCGCAGGGGGACACATTGCTGGTGATTGACCCGAGCAAGATCGAACTGGAGATTGCGTCAGCCGAGGCAAACCGCCAAGCGCTCCTGGCCGGACTGGAAACCGCCAAGTTGGCGGTAACCAAAGCGAGGGAGTCAGAATCGTATGCCAAGTCCGAACGGGATCGGATCGCACGACTGCTCACTTCCGGTTCGGCGACCCGGAAACAGATGGATCAACTGGAGCATGAAGTGACACTGGCAGTCAATATGCGTCAAACCGCTTCGGCCAATGTCGAAATGACCAACGCCCAGATACTCAAGCTGGATGCGGATATCGCGCGGTTGCGCCGTCAATTGCAGGACGTTTATCTGCTGGCGCCGGCCTCCGGTGTGATGACGGAGGATTATGTCGACCAGGGAGAACTGGTTACTCCTGGTAAAGCGGTGGCGAAGATCGCCCAGCTTGATACGCTCTGGGCAAAAGTCTATCTCCCGTCGAGCCAGTTTGCATCGGTCAAGATCGGCGATGCAGCGACTATCAGCACCGAATCCGGTGAGACAAGTTATCAAGGGAAAGTGATCTGGACATCATCAGAGGCGGAGTTCACCCCCAAGAATATCCAGACCGAAAAGTCGCGCGCCAATCTGGTCTATGCGGTCAAGGTTTCGATCCCAAACAGTGATGGGCGGCTGAAGATCGGGATGCCGGTTTTTGTGACGCTGGGGAAGTCATGA
- a CDS encoding TolC family protein — translation MKLTIVIQALLLLLLPISGWARELSLEQALEMAREHSFSLQKARALASSSHSDLGAAKAERFPTFSAVGSGNYISEVAKMTIALPTLPPIEREIGTHENYQADFRLNFPLYTGGRITGAIDLATGSNEMYAALESADLDKLCYQTRAEYFGMYRGNALYGVALASLKRAEVINRNIQSLYEAGAADSVALLEVSLALSRAKLAVSQAETNRRVSEIRLLTLIGLPLSDSLSLTDNPSQPTDLSVSATVSEQKPELQAADASIRMATARLKVTKADYFPTLSAFGGYSYGKPNLDRFGNSWNDYFTVGGSLTWSFNLGGKTSHKSRASAYSLESVRRERDQVAENLGREANLASEQLKLAFTRYQNSLAEYQISSSQYRLAEQQHSDGVLSSNRLLEIEADLTASEAAMAASLLDYYIAQSGYYYATGSENLKKGI, via the coding sequence ATGAAACTGACAATTGTCATACAAGCGCTACTCCTGCTGCTCCTGCCAATATCGGGATGGGCGCGTGAACTCTCACTCGAGCAGGCGCTGGAGATGGCGCGGGAGCACTCCTTCAGTCTGCAGAAAGCACGCGCACTGGCATCCTCGTCACACAGCGATCTGGGTGCGGCCAAAGCGGAGAGATTTCCCACTTTTAGCGCTGTTGGATCCGGCAACTATATCAGCGAGGTCGCCAAAATGACGATTGCGCTGCCTACCCTTCCACCGATCGAACGGGAGATAGGGACACATGAAAACTATCAGGCGGACTTTCGGTTGAATTTTCCGCTCTACACGGGCGGGAGGATAACCGGGGCGATCGACCTGGCCACGGGCTCGAACGAGATGTATGCCGCGCTGGAGTCCGCCGATCTGGATAAACTCTGTTACCAGACACGGGCGGAGTATTTCGGGATGTACCGTGGGAATGCGCTCTACGGGGTCGCGCTGGCGTCGCTCAAGCGGGCCGAAGTGATCAATCGAAATATCCAGTCTCTTTATGAAGCCGGGGCGGCCGACTCGGTGGCTCTGCTGGAAGTCAGTCTGGCTTTGTCACGCGCGAAACTAGCGGTCAGTCAGGCGGAGACTAACCGACGCGTCAGTGAGATCAGGTTGCTGACCTTGATCGGACTTCCGCTATCCGATTCATTATCGCTGACGGACAACCCGTCACAGCCGACCGATCTTTCGGTTTCGGCAACAGTCTCGGAGCAGAAGCCGGAGTTGCAGGCGGCGGATGCATCCATCAGGATGGCTACCGCGCGACTGAAAGTGACCAAGGCAGACTATTTCCCGACGCTCTCCGCATTCGGCGGCTACTCGTACGGCAAACCGAATCTGGATCGATTCGGCAACAGTTGGAATGACTACTTTACGGTGGGAGGTTCGCTCACCTGGTCATTCAATCTTGGCGGGAAAACCTCACATAAATCCCGCGCCTCGGCCTATTCGCTGGAATCAGTTCGTCGAGAACGAGATCAGGTGGCGGAGAATCTTGGCCGCGAAGCGAACCTAGCTTCGGAGCAGTTGAAGCTGGCTTTCACTCGATACCAGAACAGCCTCGCGGAGTACCAGATCAGCAGTTCGCAATATCGATTGGCGGAGCAGCAGCATTCGGATGGGGTGCTCTCGTCGAATCGTCTCCTTGAGATCGAGGCGGACCTGACGGCTTCAGAAGCGGCCATGGCGGCATCGCTGTTGGATTACTATATCGCGCAGTCCGGATATTACTACGCGACCGGTTCAGAGAATTTGAAGAAAGGGATATAG
- a CDS encoding TetR family transcriptional regulator, whose translation MAPAQNVSPEDVGTREKIIDAARHEFAELGLAGARVERIAANAGVNKAMIYYHFSSKELLYQNVVRSFFTRVVTELRSRTSAGTNLEEFLMGALETHIFIYRNHPEFLRIMLRELANPDGDAVVWMAEIIRESQFPLETVGKFKLASETGAFRKIDPQQALISFVMMSLGYLMLAPMADRVWGIEDRVAFIEQRKHAIVDLFLHGVLAR comes from the coding sequence ATGGCTCCGGCTCAGAATGTCAGCCCCGAAGATGTCGGGACACGAGAAAAGATCATCGATGCCGCCAGGCATGAGTTCGCCGAGCTCGGTCTCGCCGGCGCCCGGGTCGAACGAATCGCCGCGAATGCCGGCGTCAACAAAGCGATGATCTACTACCACTTCAGTTCCAAAGAGCTGCTCTACCAGAATGTCGTTCGCAGCTTTTTCACGCGGGTAGTAACGGAACTTCGGTCGCGCACTTCCGCAGGGACAAATCTTGAGGAGTTTCTGATGGGGGCGCTGGAGACGCATATCTTTATCTACCGCAATCACCCTGAGTTCCTGCGCATAATGCTTCGCGAACTGGCGAACCCCGACGGTGACGCGGTAGTCTGGATGGCGGAGATCATTCGCGAGTCGCAATTTCCGCTGGAGACCGTGGGGAAGTTCAAGCTCGCGTCGGAGACCGGCGCGTTCCGGAAGATCGACCCGCAGCAAGCGTTGATCTCGTTTGTCATGATGAGTCTCGGTTACCTGATGCTTGCGCCGATGGCCGACCGGGTCTGGGGGATTGAAGATCGAGTCGCCTTTATCGAACAGAGAAAACATGCAATCGTTGACCTCTTCCTACATGGAGTGCTGGCCAGATGA
- a CDS encoding ORF6N domain-containing protein: MPTTNPTVLELRIESRIYLIRGQKVMIDNDLANLYDVPTKRLNEQVRRNRERFPADFMFQLTTEEAENLRSQIATSSLGYGGRRHLPYAFTEHGALMLASVLKSERAVQTSICVVRAFTRLRKLIATHVDLERKLTALEQKYDSQFRSVFEAIRQLMVPPPTPKRQIGFREHGVRKG, encoded by the coding sequence ATGCCCACTACCAACCCGACCGTGCTTGAGCTTCGGATCGAGAGTCGTATCTATCTCATTCGCGGACAAAAAGTAATGATTGATAATGACCTCGCCAACCTCTACGACGTTCCAACCAAACGGCTGAATGAGCAGGTCCGACGGAACCGCGAGAGATTTCCTGCAGATTTCATGTTTCAACTGACTACCGAAGAAGCCGAAAACTTGAGGTCGCAAATTGCGACCTCAAGTTTGGGCTATGGCGGACGCCGCCATCTCCCTTACGCCTTTACCGAACATGGCGCTCTCATGCTCGCTTCGGTCCTGAAATCCGAACGTGCAGTGCAAACTTCCATTTGCGTCGTGCGCGCTTTCACGCGATTGAGAAAGTTGATCGCTACCCATGTCGACCTCGAACGCAAATTGACGGCGCTGGAACAGAAATATGATTCTCAATTCAGGTCGGTCTTTGAGGCCATCCGGCAACTTATGGTACCACCACCCACGCCAAAAAGACAGATTGGCTTTCGCGAACATGGTGTGAGGAAGGGATAG
- a CDS encoding PLP-dependent aminotransferase family protein codes for MEYQLSWEPLVQKREEPYYIAVVRALSEDIAGGKLPIGTRLPTQRDLADKLHVALGTITRAYAEAERRGLVYGDGRRGTFVGELPNARSYLASVYKPISVGVDFSKNQPATAYDPDLAAALRQITKQGDIQHLLHYPPSAGYPKHREAGLRWLESLGLKVDLEQIYISGGAQHALMAIFAAETRPGDLIAVEEYTYPGVKIIAELMGLEVVGVDMDSEGMLPESLESICSHRDVRLMYCNPSFQNPTNSLMSLKRRQQIAEVAEKHSVMVVEDEILAPLMDNHPGFISRLIPERSYGIMSSSKALAAGLRVGFIAAPKQSLRKLNESLQASILGVPPLMSEIFTRWYSDGTLEKIVARRKREMMHAQHVATTLLKGFKYRSHPTSYHIWLQLPEYWQSLQFSSEAQMRGVALTPAEIFAAERKAGIQAVRLSIGSVSDRELLKHGLEVVRDILQGASRKEAVTV; via the coding sequence ATGGAATATCAACTCAGTTGGGAGCCACTGGTACAAAAGAGAGAGGAACCATACTACATTGCCGTAGTTCGCGCTCTCTCGGAAGACATTGCAGGAGGGAAACTTCCGATCGGAACACGCCTCCCCACCCAACGTGATTTGGCCGACAAACTGCATGTTGCCTTAGGTACAATTACCCGAGCCTATGCCGAGGCCGAGCGACGCGGATTGGTATATGGCGATGGTCGTCGTGGGACTTTTGTCGGGGAACTCCCCAACGCCCGTTCTTACCTGGCGTCAGTTTACAAACCTATTTCGGTCGGAGTTGATTTCAGCAAAAACCAACCGGCAACCGCCTATGATCCGGACCTTGCCGCGGCGCTCCGTCAGATCACCAAGCAAGGGGATATTCAGCATCTGCTCCATTACCCGCCGTCGGCGGGGTACCCCAAACATCGCGAGGCAGGCTTGCGCTGGCTTGAGTCGCTCGGCCTGAAAGTCGATCTCGAGCAGATCTACATTTCCGGCGGCGCGCAACATGCCCTGATGGCGATCTTCGCCGCCGAAACCCGCCCAGGCGATCTGATTGCGGTCGAAGAATACACCTACCCGGGAGTCAAGATCATCGCCGAACTGATGGGGCTCGAAGTCGTCGGTGTTGATATGGACAGCGAGGGGATGCTTCCTGAATCGCTGGAATCGATCTGCTCACACCGCGATGTTCGGTTGATGTATTGCAATCCGTCATTCCAGAATCCGACCAACTCGCTGATGTCGCTGAAACGCCGGCAACAGATCGCCGAAGTTGCCGAGAAGCACAGCGTGATGGTGGTGGAGGATGAGATCCTTGCGCCGTTGATGGACAATCATCCGGGGTTCATCTCGCGCCTGATCCCGGAGCGCTCGTATGGGATCATGTCATCTTCAAAGGCACTGGCGGCTGGATTGCGCGTTGGCTTTATCGCCGCGCCCAAACAGTCTTTGCGCAAGTTGAACGAGAGTTTGCAGGCCTCGATCCTCGGTGTCCCGCCGCTCATGTCGGAGATCTTCACGCGCTGGTACAGCGATGGGACATTGGAGAAGATCGTCGCGCGCCGCAAGCGAGAGATGATGCACGCGCAACATGTGGCGACCACACTGCTAAAGGGATTTAAGTACCGGTCACATCCGACCAGCTACCATATCTGGCTTCAACTGCCGGAGTACTGGCAGTCATTGCAGTTCAGTTCCGAGGCGCAGATGCGTGGAGTCGCGTTGACACCGGCGGAGATCTTTGCCGCAGAGCGCAAAGCGGGGATTCAGGCGGTCCGGTTGTCGATCGGGTCAGTCTCCGACAGAGAACTGCTCAAGCATGGGCTTGAAGTGGTACGGGATATTCTGCAGGGAGCCTCGCGCAAAGAAGCAGTGACAGTGTAG
- a CDS encoding PLP-dependent aminotransferase family protein — MADFQFSSMASRLRRSEIRELLKLTRNPETISFAGGLPDPAIFPYEAVEAASLRAIRESGRHALQYSPTEGDPFLKEQLIKFTKRQGEDVSAENMLIVASSQQAIDLLSKIFIDPGDPIIVERPTYVGTLQAFKAFDADFHGVELDSNGVDLKQLEQTVIRLIDSGRKPKFVYIIPDFQNPSGITLSLERRRDLLAIASKYDLTVIEDSPYRELRFEGDLLPSLYSLDREGRVIQMKTFSKIFCPGFRLGWINAPAEVIDKLVMAKQGTDLCTAAYSSTIAAYLIQDGYLEKQIEISKTLYRRKAAVMLESLEKFMPKLDGLWWSKPDGGMFMWVHLPEGMEANNMIQDAINLKVAFVIGSCFFHDGSGRNTMRLNYSYPTEEQIIEGVRRLAQVIGRQMPVKAVV, encoded by the coding sequence ATGGCTGATTTTCAATTCTCTTCAATGGCGAGCAGACTTCGCCGCTCAGAGATACGCGAACTTCTCAAACTAACCCGCAATCCGGAAACGATCTCGTTCGCCGGAGGTCTTCCCGACCCGGCTATCTTTCCGTACGAAGCCGTCGAAGCAGCTTCCTTGCGCGCCATCCGCGAATCCGGCCGACACGCCTTGCAGTACAGCCCCACTGAAGGTGATCCGTTCCTCAAAGAGCAGTTGATCAAGTTTACCAAGCGCCAGGGAGAGGATGTCTCCGCCGAGAACATGTTGATCGTGGCCTCATCGCAGCAGGCGATCGATCTTCTCAGCAAAATATTCATTGATCCGGGTGATCCGATCATTGTTGAGCGACCAACATATGTCGGCACGCTGCAGGCCTTCAAGGCTTTTGACGCCGATTTCCATGGAGTCGAACTTGACTCTAACGGTGTCGATCTGAAGCAGCTCGAACAGACAGTGATCCGTCTGATCGATTCCGGCCGAAAACCAAAATTCGTCTATATCATACCGGATTTCCAGAACCCCTCGGGAATCACGCTCTCTCTCGAACGACGACGTGACTTACTGGCGATCGCGTCGAAATATGATCTGACAGTTATCGAAGACAGCCCCTATCGCGAGTTGCGTTTCGAGGGGGATCTGCTTCCATCGCTTTATTCTCTCGATCGCGAGGGCCGCGTGATCCAGATGAAGACTTTCTCCAAGATCTTCTGTCCCGGTTTCCGGCTCGGTTGGATAAATGCACCGGCCGAGGTGATCGACAAGCTGGTGATGGCGAAACAAGGGACTGACCTCTGCACCGCCGCCTATTCATCGACTATCGCCGCGTATCTGATTCAGGATGGATATCTGGAGAAACAGATCGAGATCAGCAAAACACTTTATCGTCGCAAAGCCGCAGTGATGCTGGAATCGCTTGAGAAATTCATGCCGAAACTTGATGGTCTCTGGTGGTCAAAGCCGGATGGCGGCATGTTTATGTGGGTACATCTCCCCGAAGGCATGGAAGCCAACAACATGATCCAGGATGCGATCAACCTTAAAGTGGCGTTTGTTATCGGCTCGTGCTTTTTCCACGATGGTTCCGGTCGCAATACCATGCGGCTGAATTACTCATATCCGACAGAAGAGCAGATCATTGAGGGAGTGCGCAGACTGGCGCAGGTTATCGGACGGCAGATGCCGGTCAAAGCCGTTGTCTAG
- the nadE gene encoding NAD(+) synthase — protein sequence MDFNKNSLKIDAAAVTERLCNTIRQQIRGQLHKTGAVIGVSGGIDSTVCAALCTRALGPGRVLGVMMPEKDSSPLSEQLARQLAAQFGFEAIKEDISGGLSGLGCYERRDEAIRSVFPEFDPSWSAKITIPTNILEKDTFNFFHLTIENKKGEVKKARMPLAAYLQVVASSNLKQRLRMTTLYYHAEKRNWAVIGTGNKDEHEQGFFVKYGDGGADLKPIAHLFKIQVYQLAEYLGVPKDIIDRTPTTDTYSAEVTQEEFFYGLDFYRMDMLWHAMENKVPAEKAAEVLGLTVEQAKHGYANIERKVKATEYLKLPPLHAE from the coding sequence TTGGACTTCAACAAGAATAGTCTGAAGATCGATGCTGCGGCAGTGACCGAGAGACTCTGCAACACCATCCGCCAGCAGATTCGCGGGCAACTCCACAAGACGGGCGCCGTGATCGGTGTTTCCGGCGGTATTGATTCCACCGTTTGCGCCGCGCTCTGCACGCGGGCACTCGGTCCGGGCAGAGTTCTCGGCGTGATGATGCCGGAAAAGGATTCCTCTCCCCTCTCCGAACAGCTGGCCCGTCAGTTGGCCGCGCAGTTCGGATTTGAGGCGATCAAAGAGGATATCAGCGGCGGTCTCTCCGGCCTTGGCTGCTACGAGCGTCGCGATGAAGCGATCCGCTCCGTTTTCCCTGAGTTTGATCCGAGCTGGAGCGCCAAGATAACGATCCCGACCAATATTCTGGAAAAAGATACGTTCAATTTCTTCCACCTCACTATCGAGAACAAAAAGGGTGAAGTGAAGAAAGCTCGTATGCCGCTGGCGGCCTATCTACAAGTCGTTGCATCCTCGAATCTCAAGCAGCGCCTTCGTATGACCACCCTTTACTATCATGCTGAAAAGCGTAATTGGGCGGTTATCGGTACTGGCAACAAAGATGAACATGAACAGGGATTCTTTGTGAAATATGGTGATGGCGGCGCCGATCTGAAACCGATCGCCCATCTCTTCAAGATCCAGGTCTATCAGTTGGCCGAGTATCTGGGTGTCCCGAAAGATATCATCGATCGTACTCCGACCACGGATACGTACAGCGCCGAAGTGACCCAGGAAGAGTTCTTCTACGGACTAGATTTCTACCGGATGGATATGCTCTGGCACGCGATGGAGAACAAGGTGCCGGCGGAGAAAGCTGCCGAAGTGCTCGGCCTCACGGTCGAACAGGCGAAGCATGGCTACGCCAATATCGAGCGCAAAGTGAAGGCGACTGAATATCTTAAGTTGCCGCCGCTGCACGCAGAGTAA
- a CDS encoding acyl carrier protein, translating into MAIDQTVARKELRQFIMDSFLIGDEGVVFSDSDSFMKNGIIDSTGVLELTAHLEEKYQVIPTDDEMLPANLDSIDNLVNFIQRKLGATS; encoded by the coding sequence ATGGCAATAGATCAGACAGTTGCGCGGAAAGAACTCCGCCAGTTCATTATGGATTCATTCCTTATTGGCGATGAGGGAGTGGTATTTTCCGATTCTGACTCCTTCATGAAAAATGGCATTATCGACTCCACCGGCGTGCTGGAGTTGACCGCTCATCTCGAGGAAAAATATCAGGTCATCCCGACCGATGACGAAATGCTCCCGGCCAATCTCGATTCAATTGACAACCTGGTCAATTTCATCCAGCGCAAACTCGGGGCGACTTCCTGA
- a CDS encoding AMP-binding protein: MRTHELLTRAANAFPERIAISHEDREIRFDQLEHASNLLADHLKTYQFTPGTRAALLFENGIEYVAIFFAMLKAGLVVVPLDTSLGPDSLAKILTDSDARLLFAQMKFRRRIPEILRDALSIQHLIADAKVSSGRDELHPVLLAGIIGEPDSYSSPHSPGPDKRFEGESPLDLSDATGSTSPHELAAIFYTSGSTGAGKGVMLSDRNLVSNTIGTVQYLRLTPNDSVLVILPFYYIYGNSLLLTHIACGGRLVIDNRFLYPEVVLDTMEQEAATGFSGVPSNFLILLGNSTFANRKLEYLRYFTQAGGAMAPETIRRLMAVFGHKEIFIMYGQTEAAPRVTWLPPERLADKVGSIGIAVPGVTVEVLDDNDKPAPIGETGEIVVSGPNVMLGYWNQPNEAKEVIKDGKLRTGDLAKQDADGYFWVVGRKKEIIKAGGNRVSAKEVEECLLVNEKILEAAVVGVPDPLFGEAIRAVIVLKNGHVADAKEIQNYCKKNLADFKVPKQVLFAPELPKYQSGKVNKPLLKTDQFRTDMEKLA; the protein is encoded by the coding sequence ATGCGCACTCATGAGCTGCTGACCCGAGCGGCCAACGCCTTCCCGGAGCGGATCGCCATCTCGCATGAAGATCGCGAGATCCGGTTCGACCAATTGGAACATGCCTCAAATCTATTAGCTGACCATCTCAAGACTTACCAGTTCACACCCGGCACTCGGGCCGCTCTCCTGTTTGAAAACGGCATCGAGTATGTCGCTATCTTTTTTGCCATGCTCAAGGCAGGACTGGTGGTCGTGCCGCTGGATACTTCGCTTGGTCCAGACTCGCTGGCTAAGATCCTGACCGACAGTGACGCGCGACTCCTCTTTGCCCAGATGAAATTCCGCCGCCGGATCCCTGAAATCCTGCGCGACGCACTATCCATTCAGCATCTGATCGCGGATGCCAAAGTCAGTTCCGGCCGAGATGAACTTCACCCGGTCCTGCTCGCAGGCATTATCGGCGAGCCTGATTCTTACAGTTCTCCGCATAGTCCCGGACCGGATAAACGGTTTGAAGGAGAATCACCGCTTGACCTCTCCGACGCGACCGGGTCTACCTCACCTCACGAACTCGCTGCGATCTTTTATACTTCCGGTTCAACCGGAGCCGGCAAAGGGGTGATGCTGTCCGATCGAAATCTGGTTTCAAATACGATCGGAACAGTGCAGTACCTTCGGCTGACCCCGAACGACTCGGTCCTGGTGATATTGCCGTTTTATTACATTTACGGAAATTCCCTTCTGCTTACCCATATTGCCTGCGGTGGAAGGCTGGTGATAGATAATCGATTCTTGTATCCCGAAGTTGTGCTCGACACGATGGAACAAGAAGCGGCAACCGGGTTTTCCGGTGTCCCATCCAATTTCCTTATTCTGTTAGGCAATTCCACGTTTGCGAATCGCAAACTAGAATACTTGCGCTATTTCACGCAGGCGGGTGGCGCCATGGCGCCGGAGACGATTCGTCGTCTGATGGCGGTATTCGGACACAAAGAGATATTTATCATGTATGGCCAGACCGAGGCCGCCCCTCGCGTCACATGGCTTCCGCCAGAAAGATTGGCCGACAAAGTTGGTTCGATCGGGATTGCGGTGCCGGGGGTGACGGTCGAGGTCCTTGACGACAATGACAAACCGGCGCCTATCGGCGAGACAGGTGAGATCGTGGTCAGCGGCCCAAATGTCATGCTCGGTTACTGGAATCAGCCGAATGAAGCCAAGGAAGTCATTAAGGATGGCAAACTTCGCACCGGCGATTTGGCCAAGCAGGACGCTGATGGTTACTTCTGGGTGGTGGGTCGGAAGAAAGAGATCATCAAAGCCGGCGGCAATCGGGTCAGCGCCAAAGAAGTCGAGGAATGCCTGCTGGTAAATGAAAAGATACTTGAGGCCGCGGTGGTTGGTGTACCCGATCCGCTCTTCGGCGAAGCAATTCGGGCGGTGATCGTCCTCAAGAACGGGCATGTCGCCGACGCCAAAGAGATACAGAATTACTGCAAAAAGAATCTGGCCGATTTTAAGGTCCCAAAGCAGGTACTCTTTGCCCCCGAACTGCCGAAATATCAATCAGGCAAAGTGAACAAACCGCTCCTCAAGACGGACCAGTTCCGGACTGATATGGAAAAACTGGCGTAG